In a genomic window of Clavelina lepadiformis chromosome 7, kaClaLepa1.1, whole genome shotgun sequence:
- the LOC143466138 gene encoding uncharacterized protein LOC143466138 isoform X1, with product MNWCRILSYTVIVMLFLQTGKTHYMTNEWDAAEMIVYPAFVFLLEALLLMEHRWTTMLLFARLAQLMDIYAIKVVIRQHMTRHVMAKLLTAQIGFASLCGLLIPNTLLKIPGKTRDEELRSIRCTATFVTLSILLEAAFTKYDSKNMGTFFSTVGLPIIVLVLILFLISKQLHQAERTSMHERNTINIFMSGLGLLATVNLLGPNTMQLNVQIITKYIGTSVYIFTSMTMLTNLHMNMIL from the exons ATGAATTGGTGTAGAATTCTTTCCTATACAGTCATTGTTATGCTGTTTCTACAAACAGGGAAGACACACTATATGACAAA TGAATGGGATGCGGcagaaatgattgtttatccTGCATTTGTGTTTCTATTGGAAGCTTTACTTTTGATGGAGCACAGGTGGACAACCATGTTACTTTTTGCTCGG ctgGCGCAACTGATGGATATCTACGCAATAAAAGTGGTAATTCGACAACATATGACACGTCATGTGATGGCAAAACTTCTAACAGCTCAG ATTGGTTTTGCATCGTTATGTGGTTTGCTCATACCTAACACCTTGTTGAAAATACCTGGTAAAACAAGGGATGAAGAACTGCGATCCATCAGATGTACGGCAACATTTGTAACCCTCTCTATT ttgcTAGAGGCTGCCTTCACGAAATATGACAGCAAAAATATGGGAACATTCTTCTCTACAGTTGGTTTACCAATTATAGTACTGGTTCTTATTTTATTCCTTATCTCCAAACAACTACATCAGG CAGAAAGAACATCGATGCATGAAAGAAACACCATCAACATATTTATGTCGGGACTTGGATTACTAGCAACTGTGAATCTTTTAGGACCAAACACTATGCAGCTTAACGtgcaaataattacaaaatatattgggACTTCTGTGTACATATTCACAAGCATGACTATGTTAACAAATCTGCATATGAATATGATACTGTGA
- the LOC143466138 gene encoding uncharacterized protein LOC143466138 isoform X2 yields the protein MNWCRILSYTVIVMLFLQTGKTHYMTNEWDAAEMIVYPAFVFLLEALLLMEHRWTTMLLFARLAQLMDIYAIKVVIRQHMTRHVMAKLLTAQIGFASLCGLLIPNTLLKIPGKTRDEELRSIRCTATFVTLSILLEAAFTKYDSKNMGTFFSTVGLPIIVLVLILFLISKQLHQERTSMHERNTINIFMSGLGLLATVNLLGPNTMQLNVQIITKYIGTSVYIFTSMTMLTNLHMNMIL from the exons ATGAATTGGTGTAGAATTCTTTCCTATACAGTCATTGTTATGCTGTTTCTACAAACAGGGAAGACACACTATATGACAAA TGAATGGGATGCGGcagaaatgattgtttatccTGCATTTGTGTTTCTATTGGAAGCTTTACTTTTGATGGAGCACAGGTGGACAACCATGTTACTTTTTGCTCGG ctgGCGCAACTGATGGATATCTACGCAATAAAAGTGGTAATTCGACAACATATGACACGTCATGTGATGGCAAAACTTCTAACAGCTCAG ATTGGTTTTGCATCGTTATGTGGTTTGCTCATACCTAACACCTTGTTGAAAATACCTGGTAAAACAAGGGATGAAGAACTGCGATCCATCAGATGTACGGCAACATTTGTAACCCTCTCTATT ttgcTAGAGGCTGCCTTCACGAAATATGACAGCAAAAATATGGGAACATTCTTCTCTACAGTTGGTTTACCAATTATAGTACTGGTTCTTATTTTATTCCTTATCTCCAAACAACTACATCAGG AAAGAACATCGATGCATGAAAGAAACACCATCAACATATTTATGTCGGGACTTGGATTACTAGCAACTGTGAATCTTTTAGGACCAAACACTATGCAGCTTAACGtgcaaataattacaaaatatattgggACTTCTGTGTACATATTCACAAGCATGACTATGTTAACAAATCTGCATATGAATATGATACTGTGA